AGTCAGTGGTCTGTGGGATCATGATCGGATTGATCTGTGGATTTGTTGGTGCAGGTGGTGGAATGATGATGTTGCTCATTTTAACGAGTGTATTAGGATATGAATTAAAAACAGCTGTTGGAACGAGTGTATTTATTATGGCATTTACTGCATTTACAGGAGCTGTTTCTCATTTTATGATTGTTGGAGCACCGGATTGGACAGTATTTATCTTATGTGTTGTATTTACGCTGATCTGGGCAAGGATCGCAGCACGATTTGCCAATAAAGCAACACCAGAGACATTAAATCGTGCGACAGGTGTGATCCTTGTGATCTTAGGGATTGTAGTATTAGGATTTTCTATGCTTTCATAAAGAATATTTACGAAGGAAGGAATTTTTAATGAAGAAAAATCTGGTTGTGATCGAGGAATTAAAAAAACAGGGAAAAGCATTATTAGATGCGAGAAGAGATAACTTTGTCAGACAAAGTCTTTTGTCAGATGAATTTTTGAATTTTATGCAACAAAATAAGAAGCCGTTTGATCTTTTAATGTCATATTATGAATGCGCGATCATGGAAGTGGAAACAAAATTCAGAGTATTAAATCATGAATTATCTTTGGAATATGATAATAATCCGATTGAGAGTATTAAGACAAGAGTCAAATCATACGATAGCATTTTGAAGAAGATCCGAAGAAAAAATATTCCATTAAATCTAAGGGCGATTGAAGATAATTTAAAAGATATTGCCGGGGTCAGAGTTATCTGTTCATTTCCAGATGACATTTATAAATTAGCAGAAAGTTTCTTAAAGCAAGATGATATCACACTGATCGAGCGAAAAGATTATATTAAGAATCCAAAGCCAAGTGGATATCGAAGTCTTCATCTGATCGTACAAGTACCGATCTTTTTACAAAATGAAAAGAAGAGGGTGAATGTTGAAGTGCAATTTCGAACGATCGCTATGGATTTCTGGGCAAGTCTTGACCATAAGATGCGTTATAAGAAAGAGTTGTCTGATGAAGAAGTGGAAATCCTTCAGGAAGAACTTTATGATTGTGCAAGACAAAGTGCAGCACTTGATGAGAGAATGCAGGGAATCAGGGATCGTATTACAAAGAAACAAGAACAGGAAACGATATTGTTAGAAGATAAGAACAGCAAAGACTGGTTATAAAACATAAGTGTGACAAACGTACATATAGGAGATATCATATATCAGGAAATGATCATAGATATCTCCTTTTTTTATTCGTTTCCACATTAATATGGAAGCTAATGTAATTGCAAGAAATAAGATATCAATGGTATTCTAGTTACAGAAAGAAAACGTTAATTAACAGATTAGGGGTGATTGATTTGATTCGTCGACAAATCGAATTATTAAAACTTTTGTCAAAACAAAGGGAATATAAACCCGCATCTTTCTTTAGTAAATCATTAGATGTTTCGACAAAAACGATTTACACAGATATTACTTATCTTCAAAGTGAAGTTGAAAAGTATAAAGTTGATCTGGTCAGAGCTCCAAGAATAGGAATTCGTCTGGAAGGTGAAAAGGAAAACATTCAGCATATGTTAAGAGACCTTCAAAAGGATAATCTGTCTGAAGATGAAAAATATACACCGGAGTATCGCAGATTGTGGATTTTAAAGAAGGTATTGATCGATTGTGAAACAATCACATTGGAATCAGTATCAAAGGAATTTTTAGTAAGTAAAACATCACTGTATCAGGACATTGCAGTGATCAATAAATCAATCGAAAGTCAGTCAGATGTAAAACTGGAAGTTGGAGAATGTGGAATCTGTATTTTAGGAGAAGAAAGCGAGATACAAAATGCAGTGAACAATTATTTGTTATCAGAATCAAAGGAAGAAATGTTTTCTGATTTTACGCACAAACTTGGAAACTTTTTTGAACTTGATGTGATAAAAGCAGTTTCAGATCTTATTTTAAATGATTTTGAAGAACTGACCGAAGTGCTTTCAGAATATTATCTGAAATCTTTATTGGTAACATTGATCATGCAAAGTTCAAGATTGCTCAAAAAGAAACATATGAATGAGGAAACAGAAATTTCTTACAACAATATCCGGCATATGGAGACATACATCGTGGCAAATAGTATTGCGGAACAGCTGAAATACCAGCTTCATATTACATACAGTAATAATGATATGGAATATTTATGCAGACAGTTATATGCCCACAGAGTGACACATCATGTAAAACATATGCGGACAGACTATGAAGAAACGGTAAGAGATGTCATCAAGAGAATGAGTGAGATTCAAAAGCTTGATCTGACAAGGGACAAGAAATTATATGAGTCATTGTTATATCATCTGCCACCGATGATCTTAAGATTGCAAAATAATATTCAGATCGTAAATCCGATGCTTGATAATATCAAACAGGAGTATCCGGAACTTTTTACAACGATGTGGTATGCACTTACACAAATAGAGTTAAGGTATCAGGTAACATTAACAGAAGATGAAGTTTCACTAATCTTATTACATTTTCAAGTGGCATTAGACCAATTTGAACAAGTTGGAAATATTGTTGTTGTATGTACCTATGGAGTTAGTTCTTCTCAGCTCATTTTAAGCAGGGTAAAACAAATACTTCCGGCAAAAGATAATATTACGGTGACAAACACAAAGAAATTAAAAGAGATCGATCTTAGTAAAGTAGATCTGATCATATCATCTGTTGATATTGAGGATCCAGAGATTTCTTATGTGAAGGTAAATCCGCTGCTTACAAAAGATGATTATGCCAATATCCTAGATGCATATACAAAACAGGTATTACTGATCAAAAATAATGTGTGTGATAACCAGAAAAATGGAATTAAAGCACCGACATTGAAAAAATATTTGGAAGGGAAATTTATTTTCCTTAAACAAGATCTTGATAGTAAAGAAAAGTGTCTAGATTTTATTATTGATGTATTAGAAAAAGATAATGCAGTGTATGATGAATTTAGGGAAGCTATTTACAAAAGAGAAAAACTTGGTGTGACATGTTTGGATACAGGTGTGGCACTGCCACATGCAGATCCGCAGACGATTAAAAAATCCAGAATAATCCTATTAACTTTAAAACATCCCGTTGACTGGGGTGGAAATTTAGTATCACTGATCGTTGTAACTGCATTTCCAGAAGAAGAAATGAACCAGATTCGGGATGTGATCACTGAACTCTATCAGCTTATTGGAGAAAAAGAAGATGTAAATGCGTTTATAAGATTCGAAACAATACAAGAAGTTTTAAAAGTATTTCATGAATCATGATATGAAAGGAGAACTTGAATGTATTTTGACCAGAGATTGTGTTTCTTTCATCAAAAAGTGGAAAGTCAGGATCAGTTGTTTCAGATGATGACAGATAAAATGTTAGAAGCAGGATGTGTAAAAGAAAATTACTATGAAGGAATAAGTAACAGAGAAAAAGAATATCCTACAGGATTATTAGTAAATCAGACAGGCTTTGCGATTCCGCATACAGACTCTGAGCGAGTGAATAAATCGCAGATTTGCTTTTTATCATTAGATGAGCCAATTGAATTTGAAGATATGGTGGATAAAAGTCATAAGATTTCAGTGGAATTGGTATTTATGTTAGCAATGGCACAGCCACATGAGCAGGTAAATACATTACAGAATTTGATCGCACTGTTTCAGGATGATGAAAAAGTAGCAAAGTTGAAAGAATGTAACACAGAGAAAGAACTTATGCAGATTTTAAATGCATCAGGAATTGAATAAGCGATAGAGAAAGAGAGAAGAAGAAATGTTAAGTGTATTACAATGGTTTATCGGATTAGGGTCAACGGTATTTTTACCGATCATTATTTTCATATTAGGTATTATTTTTGGAGTAAAACCAGCAAAAGCAGCGATTTCAGGTTTTACAGTTGGAATTGGTAGTATTGGTCTGAATCTGGTCATTGGATTATTATCAGATAACCTTGGAACGGCAATACAGGTAATGGGAGAACATTACGGATTTTCACTAAATATTATGGATATTGGTTGTGGTGTCGGTGGACCGCTGGCATTCTCAACAACATTTGGAATTATATTGATCCCAATGTCATTGATCGTTAATTTATTATTTGTCATGCTTGGGTGGACAAAAACTTTAAATGTAGATATCTGGAACTTCTGGTTTCCATGTTTCCTTGGATTAGTTGCACAGGCAGTTACAGGAAATTTTGTTACAGGAATTTTAGGAGCACTAGTTGCAGTTATGCTTCAGTGGTTATTAGCAGACATTTTCCAGAAGAAAGTTAGTGAATTTTTTGGATATCCAGGAATTGCAATTTCTCATATGATGGCGTTATCAGGAGCATTGATCGCAGTACCATTAAACTGGATTTTTGACAGAATTCCGGGATTTAATAAAATTGAAGCCGACTCAGAAACGATCGCAAAACGTTTTGGATTTTTTGGAGATACAGTTGTTATCGGAATCATCATTGGAATGATCGTAGGATTCTTGGCAAAATATGATTTCGCAAAAGCTGCACAGTTAGGAATGGCAACAGGTGCGGTTATGAAAATCATGCCAAAGATGGTAGCAATGTTTATGGAAGGGTTAATGCCAATTGCAGAAGCTGCCAAAGAATTCGCCAATAAAAGATTAGGTGGAAGAAGTGTAAATATTGGTATGGATGCTGCTCTAACTGTTGGACATTCTACAGTTATGAGTACAAACTTATTAATGGTACCAATTTCTTTAGCATTAGCGATCATCTTACCAGGAAACCAGACCTTACCATTCGGAGATCTTGCATTCTATGCATTTGGAATCTGTCTAATGATCCCAATTTTTAGAGGAAATGTTGTGAGATCTATTGTAGGATGTAGTATTTATATGGTATCTATGCTGTATCTTTCTACATGGCTTGCACCAATCATTACAAATGTATTTAAGATCGCACATTATAATGTTGGAACAAGTGGACAGGTAACATCCGTACTTTGCGGTATCTGGCCAGCGGGATTATTCGCAGTTGCAACAAAATCATTAGGGAATATTGGATTAGCAGTGATTGGAGTTGTCGTGATCGCATTACTAGTATATGTAAATAAAATCAGAGCACAGAAAGAAAATTAGAATCTTTATAAAATAAGATATTTCATAGGAGGTAGTATCATGAAAAAATTATTAATTGTATGTGGAGCAGGACATGCAACATCCACAATTGCGGTAGCAAAAGTCAGTGCATGGTTAGAAAAAGAAGGATACAGCGATAAAGTAAAGATTTATCAGTCTAAGATTGCCGACGAATTAAATAAAATTGATGATTATGATGCGGTGATATCAACAACGATCGTGCCAGATTCTATCAAAGATAAAGTCATTCAGGGATTACCATTATTAAACGGAATGGGAGTAGATCAGGTATACGATCAGTTAAAAACAAGACTTGGATTATAGGAGCAGATCATGGGAGTTTTTTTTGGAGAAGTGACATTAGAAACAGTTAAAGGAAGAGCATCTTATCATGACATTTCTGATGAAATCAGAGAAAATATCAAAAAATCTGAGTTAAAAAATGGATGTGTTGTCATATCAAGTGCGCATACCACATGTTCTCTGTATTTTGACGAATGTATGCATGACACAAATTACTGGGGAGATGAATATCTGCAGGCAGATATTAATGATGTGATGGAAAAAATCGCGCCATCCATGAAAATGGAAAATCAGTATCATAGTCCAGGACCAAAACATATTGAATTTGGATTAAGTCTTGGATCTAAGGATTATCCAGCAGAAAAATGGACAATGCTTAATACAGATGCACATCTGAAATCTTCCATTTTTGGCAGCCCGTCATTAACATTTATTGTAAAAGACGGAGAAATCCAACTTGGAGCTTTGGGAAAAGTCTATTTTGTAGACTGGGATCAGTTAAGAGAACGAACAAGAAAAGTACAGATTATGGTGATGGGAGAATAAAAATGAAAATTATCAGTCCTTCATTATTAAATTCAGATACATATCAGATTAAGGAACAGTTTGAAGCATTAGAAAAATGTGGAATAAACTACATTCATATTGATATTACAGATGGACATTTTGTACCAATGATCTCATTTGGCGCAAATACAGTAAAAGATCTGAGAAAACATACTGATTTTGTACTGGATTGTCATCTGATGGTTGAAAATCCAGAAAATCTGATACCAGTGATTGCAGATGCGGGGGCAGATATCATCACCGTGCATACAGAGGCAACGAAGCATATCTACCGATCTATTCAGACAATCAAAAAGTGTGGAAAAAAAGCCGGAATTGCGATCAATCCCGGAACTCCGGTATCTATGATCAAGGAGATTTTGCCAATGGCTGATCTTGTCCTTTGCATGACCACTAATCCCGGTGTGTTTGGAGAAAGTTTTATTCCATCAGTTGCAGACAAAGTAAAGAATCTTTGTGAATTGAGAGAACAAAAAGGATATTCTTATCAGATTCAGGTAGATGGAAGCATTAATGATCAAACAGCCATTGTGTGTAAAAAGGCAGGCGCAGATATTTTTGTTTCAGGAAGCTATATATTTGGAGGAAATATCGAAGAACGAATTCACAAGATTATGGATGCAGGAGAAGAGATGTGAAAGTAAAAGAAAATTTAGAACATATTTTAAAGGAACTTCAAGACGCAACTTTTAAAATAGAAGAAGAACAGATTGAAAATGTTTTAAAACTGATAGCACCAGACAAAAAGATATTTTTAACTGGAAAAGGAAGATCAGGGTTGGCGGCGAAGGGTTTTGCAAACAGATTGATGCATCTTGGATTTCAGGCGTATGTCATTGGAGAAATTTCAACACCACATACGAAAGCTGGAGATCTATTGATCATAACATCTGGGTCAGGAGAAACAGATGCCTTGGTCAGTATTGCAAAAAAAGCCAAAGAATCTGGATTATATCTTGGACTTGTTACAATGAATCCGCAATCCACACTGGGGAAAATGGCAGATGGGATGATCATACTTCCAGGTGACTCCAAAGGAAATAATGAAGAGAAACATTCGATACAGCCAATGGGAAGTCAGTTTGAACAGATGTCATTTTTAATCTTCGATGCGATCGTATTAAAACTTATGGAAAACTGGAATCAGACATCGGAGCAGATGTTTATGCGGCATGCAGATTTAGAATAATGATATCCATGCGTTGAAAGATGATGTGTGGGAAGAAAATATCCTGTAAGATCAGATAAATTATGTTTGGTCTTACAGGATATTTTTAGATGTCATAATTAAAAGGATATTTCTTAAATTGTAATTTCTGACAGACTGTGATAGAATAGGACAAGTATTAAAAAAAGTATAAAAATTTGTTAAGAAAGTGTTAATGAATTGAGGGTAAAAAATGAATATTATCATTGTTGGGTGTGGTAGAATCGGTTCTACGCTTGTTGAGGAATTAAGTGGCGAGAACCATGACATTTCCATTATTGATGAGAAAGCACATGTTGTACAGAAACTTGCTGAAACACATGATGTATTAGGTGTGATCGGGAATGGAGCAAGTTATAGTATTCTGTCAGACGCAGGAGTTGAGACAGCAGATATCATTATTGCAGTTACGAACTCTGACGAATTGAATCTTTTGTGTTGTCTGATCGCGAAGAAGGCAGGAAGATGTGAGACGGTTGCCAGAGTGAGAAATCCTGTTTATTATGATGAGATCAGTTTCATAAAGGAAGAGATGGGAATTTCTGTTGTGCTGAATCCAGAATTAAGTGCGGCATATGAGATTGCAAGATTACTAAGATTCCCTTCTGCAATGGAAGTGAATAAGTTTTCTAAAGGCAGGATCGAGATGTTAAAATACCGTATCCCACATAATTCTAAATTAGATGGAATGACATTGATCGATGTCAGTAATCAGTTAAATTGTGAGATATTGATCTCTGCGGTAGAGCGTAAGAAAGAATTGATCATTCCAAATGGTTCTTTTCAGTTAAGAGAGAAAGATATAATTTCATTTGTTGGAAGGCCAAACTGTGCAATGGAATTTTTCAGGAAGATTGGGGAAAGAAAGAATCAGGTTCATGAAGCAATGATCATAGGTGGAAGTAAGATTGGATTTTATTTATCAAAATTACTTGTTTCTAGTGGAATTGGTGTAAAACTGATCGATAAAGACAGAGATCAATGTGAGAGATTAAATGAGAGTATTCCAGATGCGATGATCATCCATGGAAATGGAAATGACCATGATATGCTGTTAGAAGAAGGTCTGACGGATGTAGATGCATTTATTGCCCTTACGAATCACGATGAGGAGAATATGTTTCTGTCTCTGTATGCACAGAGCCAGAGTGATGCAAAATTGGTCACAAAGGTACAGAAATTGAATTACGATGCCATGATCGAACGATTAGATCTTGGAAGTATGATCTATCCGGAATATCTGACAGCACAATATATTATTCAGTATGTAAGAGCAAGACAAAATTCCATCGGAAGTAATATTGAGAATCTCTACAAATTAATGGATGGAAGAGCGGAAGCACTGGAATTTCATATTCAGAAAGGTTCTCCAGTCATTGGAAGACCAATTAAAGATCTGTTATTGATTGATAATCTGCTGATCTGCAGCATTTATCGTAAAGGAAAACCAATGATTCCAAATGGTCAAGATCATATGGAAGAAGATGATCTGGTGGTAGTTGTCACAACTAAAAAAGGATTACACGATGTCAAAGACATCTTAAAGAGAGGATAATGGGGGCAGGGTATAATGAATTTTTCAATGATTCGATACGTAATAGGTTTGGTAATGCTCTTTGAGAGTGCATTTTTATCACTTCCTTGTCTGATCGCATTAATCTATCATGAGAAGAAAGGCTTTTCTTTCTGGATCATGCTATTTGTATGTCTGATCATTGGAATTCTTTTTGTTATGAAGAAACCAAAGAAGACAGTTTATTACGCAAAAGAAGGTTTTTTAACAGTTGCGATCAGTTGGATCGTGATGAGTTTTTTTGGAGCACTGCCATTTGTGATCAATGGAGATATTCCATCAGTTGTAGATGCGATGTTTGAAACGGTTTCAGGATTTACTACAACAGGATCAAGTATCTTAACGGATGTAGAAGCATTAGCAAGATGTAGTTTATTCTGGAGGAGTTTTACTCACTGGGTAGGTGGTATGGGTGTATTCGTGTTTGTATTAGCTGTCATGCCATTGGTTGGTGGTCAGAATATTCATCTGATGAGAGCAGAAAGTCCAGGACCATCTGTTGGAAAACTGGTTCCTAAGATTCGAAAAACATCTATGATCTTGTATAAGATTTATATTTTTATGACTATTGTGATGGTAGTATTGTTACTTTTAGGAAAGCTTCCATTATTTGATTCGCTGTTACTTGCATTCGGTACTGCTGGAACTGGCGGATTCTCGATATTGAATTCAGGGTGTGCATCTTACTCACCATACATACAATATTTGATCGCGATCTTTATGATCTTATTTGGAGTAAATTTTAATGTATATTATTTTATTTTGATCAAGAAGTTCAAAGATGCGATCCATTATGAAGAATTAAAATATTACTTATTATTTATTGGTGCATCTGTAGCAATGATCACATATAATATACACAGTTTATTTCCAACGATCGAGCAGGCATTCCGCCATGCACTTTTTCAAGTAGGAACAGTGATCACGACAACCGGATATGCATCAACAGATTTTAATAAATGGCCGGAATTTTCAAAGTTTATTCTGGTAATGCTGATGTTTTCAGGAGCATGTGCCGGAAGTACCGGTGGTGGTATGAAAGTATCAAGATTGGTCATTATGTTAAAGACCGTCAAGAAAGAGCTGCTCTCATACTTACATCCAAGAACGGTACGTAAGGTCAAATTCAACGGAAGAATTGTAGAACATGAAGTTATTCGAGGGATCAATGTTTATATGATCGCATATGCATTTGTACTGATGTTTTCTGTACTGATCATTTCTATTGATAACTTCGATTTTACAAGCAATTTTACGGCAGTTGTTGCAACATTGAATAATATTGGTCCTGGGCTTAATATCGTAGGACCAACTGGAAACTTTTCAATGTATTCGAATCTTTCCAAGATCGTTATGATCTTTGATATGTTAGCGGGAAGACTGGAATTATTTCCAATGTTATTGTTGATCAATCCATATACATGGAAAGAAATAAAAATAAGAAAAAATAAAAAAAATAAGAAAGAGGGCCATAGCATATGAAACGTAATACAGATTTTATGCTTCGTGATATCGCAGGTGAAGTAATTCTTGTACCAACAGGGACTGCAACTCAGCAGTTTAATGGAATGATCACATTAAATGAAGTGGCAGCATTTATTTGGAAGAATTTAGATGAATCGAAGTCAAAAGAAGAATTGGTTGATAAGATCATGGATGAATTTGAAGTAGATGAAGAAACAGCAAGGACAGATGTAGAAGGATTTGTCGGAGCACTTTATGAACATGGACTGGTATTGGATGAATGAGACAGATTGCAAATAACGTTTATATCCCGGTATTGAAAGATCTGGTAGAAGAGGGAAAAGAAGTCAGCATGATGATCAGTGGGAGCAGTATGAATCCGTTTTTGATCCATCAAAGAGACTATATTTTGATGAAGAAGCCAGAAGAAGAATTGAAAGCTGGGGATATGGTGTTTTTTCAGAGAAGAGATGAGGCGTATGTGATGCATCGGATTCATCACATCAACAAGGAGGGAAAGCTGTTTATTATCGGAGATGCACAGGTAGATATGGAAGGACCGATTGACAAAGAACAGGTTTTTGCGATCATTACAAAAGTAAAGCGTAAAGGAAAATGGATCGCACCTGGAGATTTTTGGTGGGAGTTTTTTGAACATATCTGGCTGCATTTGATTCCATTTCGGAGATTTTTGATGAAATTATACGGAATTCGAAGATAAAGGGTGGTAATATTTTACGTATTACCATTCTTTTTTGTTATCAGACATAGATTTTTTTTCCAATTTATAGTATCCTTAAAAATAAAAGATACAAAACAGGAGGAAGATCAATGGGACGTGTATTTAAATTCCATAACGACGTAGATACAGATCAGATCATCGCGTCACAATATTTGTTATTGCCAAATATTGAAGAGATGAAGGTATATACTTTTGA
The sequence above is drawn from the Anaerostipes hadrus ATCC 29173 = JCM 17467 genome and encodes:
- a CDS encoding GTP pyrophosphokinase, with the protein product MKKNLVVIEELKKQGKALLDARRDNFVRQSLLSDEFLNFMQQNKKPFDLLMSYYECAIMEVETKFRVLNHELSLEYDNNPIESIKTRVKSYDSILKKIRRKNIPLNLRAIEDNLKDIAGVRVICSFPDDIYKLAESFLKQDDITLIERKDYIKNPKPSGYRSLHLIVQVPIFLQNEKKRVNVEVQFRTIAMDFWASLDHKMRYKKELSDEEVEILQEELYDCARQSAALDERMQGIRDRITKKQEQETILLEDKNSKDWL
- a CDS encoding BglG family transcription antiterminator — translated: MIDLIRRQIELLKLLSKQREYKPASFFSKSLDVSTKTIYTDITYLQSEVEKYKVDLVRAPRIGIRLEGEKENIQHMLRDLQKDNLSEDEKYTPEYRRLWILKKVLIDCETITLESVSKEFLVSKTSLYQDIAVINKSIESQSDVKLEVGECGICILGEESEIQNAVNNYLLSESKEEMFSDFTHKLGNFFELDVIKAVSDLILNDFEELTEVLSEYYLKSLLVTLIMQSSRLLKKKHMNEETEISYNNIRHMETYIVANSIAEQLKYQLHITYSNNDMEYLCRQLYAHRVTHHVKHMRTDYEETVRDVIKRMSEIQKLDLTRDKKLYESLLYHLPPMILRLQNNIQIVNPMLDNIKQEYPELFTTMWYALTQIELRYQVTLTEDEVSLILLHFQVALDQFEQVGNIVVVCTYGVSSSQLILSRVKQILPAKDNITVTNTKKLKEIDLSKVDLIISSVDIEDPEISYVKVNPLLTKDDYANILDAYTKQVLLIKNNVCDNQKNGIKAPTLKKYLEGKFIFLKQDLDSKEKCLDFIIDVLEKDNAVYDEFREAIYKREKLGVTCLDTGVALPHADPQTIKKSRIILLTLKHPVDWGGNLVSLIVVTAFPEEEMNQIRDVITELYQLIGEKEDVNAFIRFETIQEVLKVFHES
- a CDS encoding PTS sugar transporter subunit IIA gives rise to the protein MYFDQRLCFFHQKVESQDQLFQMMTDKMLEAGCVKENYYEGISNREKEYPTGLLVNQTGFAIPHTDSERVNKSQICFLSLDEPIEFEDMVDKSHKISVELVFMLAMAQPHEQVNTLQNLIALFQDDEKVAKLKECNTEKELMQILNASGIE
- a CDS encoding PTS galactitol transporter subunit IIC translates to MLSVLQWFIGLGSTVFLPIIIFILGIIFGVKPAKAAISGFTVGIGSIGLNLVIGLLSDNLGTAIQVMGEHYGFSLNIMDIGCGVGGPLAFSTTFGIILIPMSLIVNLLFVMLGWTKTLNVDIWNFWFPCFLGLVAQAVTGNFVTGILGALVAVMLQWLLADIFQKKVSEFFGYPGIAISHMMALSGALIAVPLNWIFDRIPGFNKIEADSETIAKRFGFFGDTVVIGIIIGMIVGFLAKYDFAKAAQLGMATGAVMKIMPKMVAMFMEGLMPIAEAAKEFANKRLGGRSVNIGMDAALTVGHSTVMSTNLLMVPISLALAIILPGNQTLPFGDLAFYAFGICLMIPIFRGNVVRSIVGCSIYMVSMLYLSTWLAPIITNVFKIAHYNVGTSGQVTSVLCGIWPAGLFAVATKSLGNIGLAVIGVVVIALLVYVNKIRAQKEN
- a CDS encoding PTS sugar transporter subunit IIB, yielding MKKLLIVCGAGHATSTIAVAKVSAWLEKEGYSDKVKIYQSKIADELNKIDDYDAVISTTIVPDSIKDKVIQGLPLLNGMGVDQVYDQLKTRLGL
- a CDS encoding YjbQ family protein translates to MGVFFGEVTLETVKGRASYHDISDEIRENIKKSELKNGCVVISSAHTTCSLYFDECMHDTNYWGDEYLQADINDVMEKIAPSMKMENQYHSPGPKHIEFGLSLGSKDYPAEKWTMLNTDAHLKSSIFGSPSLTFIVKDGEIQLGALGKVYFVDWDQLRERTRKVQIMVMGE
- the rpe gene encoding ribulose-phosphate 3-epimerase; the protein is MKIISPSLLNSDTYQIKEQFEALEKCGINYIHIDITDGHFVPMISFGANTVKDLRKHTDFVLDCHLMVENPENLIPVIADAGADIITVHTEATKHIYRSIQTIKKCGKKAGIAINPGTPVSMIKEILPMADLVLCMTTNPGVFGESFIPSVADKVKNLCELREQKGYSYQIQVDGSINDQTAIVCKKAGADIFVSGSYIFGGNIEERIHKIMDAGEEM
- the hxlB gene encoding 6-phospho-3-hexuloisomerase, giving the protein MKVKENLEHILKELQDATFKIEEEQIENVLKLIAPDKKIFLTGKGRSGLAAKGFANRLMHLGFQAYVIGEISTPHTKAGDLLIITSGSGETDALVSIAKKAKESGLYLGLVTMNPQSTLGKMADGMIILPGDSKGNNEEKHSIQPMGSQFEQMSFLIFDAIVLKLMENWNQTSEQMFMRHADLE
- the trkA gene encoding Trk system potassium transporter TrkA, producing MNIIIVGCGRIGSTLVEELSGENHDISIIDEKAHVVQKLAETHDVLGVIGNGASYSILSDAGVETADIIIAVTNSDELNLLCCLIAKKAGRCETVARVRNPVYYDEISFIKEEMGISVVLNPELSAAYEIARLLRFPSAMEVNKFSKGRIEMLKYRIPHNSKLDGMTLIDVSNQLNCEILISAVERKKELIIPNGSFQLREKDIISFVGRPNCAMEFFRKIGERKNQVHEAMIIGGSKIGFYLSKLLVSSGIGVKLIDKDRDQCERLNESIPDAMIIHGNGNDHDMLLEEGLTDVDAFIALTNHDEENMFLSLYAQSQSDAKLVTKVQKLNYDAMIERLDLGSMIYPEYLTAQYIIQYVRARQNSIGSNIENLYKLMDGRAEALEFHIQKGSPVIGRPIKDLLLIDNLLICSIYRKGKPMIPNGQDHMEEDDLVVVVTTKKGLHDVKDILKRG
- a CDS encoding TrkH family potassium uptake protein, which encodes MNFSMIRYVIGLVMLFESAFLSLPCLIALIYHEKKGFSFWIMLFVCLIIGILFVMKKPKKTVYYAKEGFLTVAISWIVMSFFGALPFVINGDIPSVVDAMFETVSGFTTTGSSILTDVEALARCSLFWRSFTHWVGGMGVFVFVLAVMPLVGGQNIHLMRAESPGPSVGKLVPKIRKTSMILYKIYIFMTIVMVVLLLLGKLPLFDSLLLAFGTAGTGGFSILNSGCASYSPYIQYLIAIFMILFGVNFNVYYFILIKKFKDAIHYEELKYYLLFIGASVAMITYNIHSLFPTIEQAFRHALFQVGTVITTTGYASTDFNKWPEFSKFILVMLMFSGACAGSTGGGMKVSRLVIMLKTVKKELLSYLHPRTVRKVKFNGRIVEHEVIRGINVYMIAYAFVLMFSVLIISIDNFDFTSNFTAVVATLNNIGPGLNIVGPTGNFSMYSNLSKIVMIFDMLAGRLELFPMLLLINPYTWKEIKIRKNKKNKKEGHSI
- a CDS encoding PqqD family protein: MKRNTDFMLRDIAGEVILVPTGTATQQFNGMITLNEVAAFIWKNLDESKSKEELVDKIMDEFEVDEETARTDVEGFVGALYEHGLVLDE
- a CDS encoding S24/S26 family peptidase — its product is MRQIANNVYIPVLKDLVEEGKEVSMMISGSSMNPFLIHQRDYILMKKPEEELKAGDMVFFQRRDEAYVMHRIHHINKEGKLFIIGDAQVDMEGPIDKEQVFAIITKVKRKGKWIAPGDFWWEFFEHIWLHLIPFRRFLMKLYGIRR